Proteins encoded in a region of the Magallana gigas chromosome 8, xbMagGiga1.1, whole genome shotgun sequence genome:
- the LOC105329600 gene encoding nucleolar protein dao-5, whose amino-acid sequence MYKRSLYTVNNAGQRPKRKTLAQGRLVNDSGHSSGKSRGVLAHGIDVHVRSVDERVPPQVHNEIPARKMVSDSTNNEENEPTASITPRKKAPCTTEQNSPARVRKTDSLDLSDSDEEIDNGSKIDILGHQKMTTDDVMVLDASSRLADPDQVEVDTVVGYSKSPARVICHSPAGARRQLRNAAVKGESNKVPVTSVPAVSVSAPAPSSPSNHSSPAVRERQAESPKSHHHMLGSLPVLTQMEKMMGLSQPNFDDSGDSDALLQPQDEKSDVMSLISESDACSISDFVTKPVNKKKPVKKAKAGPNTPGTAKKKTKVVPSRYMQAAQAKASVSVLMDKSSKADRSKVSRSLEVPTSHPSQRAKKQIKEKRQIEVQKNPSTPENSQNRKTGKTSTPTSDVSFFSTLQTDLSAISAAGDVSKLNSDSHQSKSKPRPNITQQTLDLLYGRFVQWEFLACKARRIKEEQERKAMSQMLWLQEELQKLRKLKHDKDKELARLKHLNELDEQLDIQRECLEPVVSHLPKLTKQYETLAQALDTTRHQIPTKGIYIPQDEALFHSQLEQILQESEYLLGNLSASTGQQLHSATATVARHVASLEKHTNQQCQQLKSCNEMIAATQSLTVEESSLLIQKEVM is encoded by the exons ATGTACAAACGGTCGCTGTACACAGTAAATAATGCTGGTCAGAGACCGAAGAG gaaaactCTTGCACAAGGCCGACTAGTGAATGATTCAGGGCATTCTTCAGGGAAATCTCGAGGAGTTCTGGCACATGGAATAG ATGTACATGTTAGAAGTGTTGATGAAAGAGTACCTCCACAAGTACACAATGAGATCCCTGCACGCAAGATGGTTTCTGATTCCACCAACAATGAGGAAAATGAACCAACAGCAAGCATAACACCAAGAAA AAAAGCACCATGCACCACTGAGCAAAACTCACCGGCACGAGTTCGAAAAACGGACTCGTTGGATCTCTCGGACAGTGACGAGGAAATTGATAATGGATCAAAG ATTGATATTTTGGGTCACCAGAAAATGACCACGGATGATGTAATGGTTCTGGATGCCTCTTCTCGCCTGGCTGACCCAGATCAAGTAGAAGTGGACACGGTGGTTGGTTACAGCAAATCACCCGCCCGTGTCATCTGTCACTCCCCTGCTGGGGCCAGGAGACAGCTCAG GAATGCTGCAGTAAAAGGTGAATCCAACAAGGTGCCAGTGACCAGTGTCCCAGCGGTCTCTGTCTCTGCTCCTGCGCCAAGTTCCCCCAGTAACCATTCATCCCCTGCAGTCAGAGAGAGACAAGCAG AATCACCAAAAAGCCATCATCATATGTTGGGATCACTTCCTGTTCTGACTCAGATGGAGAAGATGATGGGATTGTCACAGCCCAATTTCGATGATTCAGGTGATTCGGATGCTCTCCTGCAGCCTCAGGATGAGAAGTCTGATGTCATGTCTCTTATAAGTGAAAGTGATGCCTGCTCAATCTCAGACTTTGTCACAAAACCGGTCAACAAAAAAAA aCCTGTTAAAAAAGCAAAAGCAGGACCAAACACTCCAGGCACTGCCAAGAAAAAAA CTAAAGTTGTGCCATCCAGATACATGCAAGCTGCTCAGGCCAAGGCCTCTGTGTCCGTTCTCATGGATAAG TCTTCAAAGGCAGACAGAAGTAAAGTAAGTCGGAGTCTAGAAGTACCCACGTCCCACCCCAGTCAGAGGGCAAAGAAACAGATTAAAGAGAAAAGGCAAATAGAGGTCCAGAAAAATCCCAGCACCCCAGAGAATTCCCAGAACAGGAAAACGGGCAAAACCTCCACCCCCACCTCAGATGTGTCATTCTTTTCCACCCTGCAGACAGACTTATCAGCAATATCAGCAG cTGGAGATGTATCAAAATTGAATTCAGACTCACatcaatcaaaatcaaag CCCAGACCCAATATAACACAGCAGACTTTGGACTTGCTGTATGGCAGGTTTGTACAGTGGGAGTTTCTCGCTTGTAAGGCCAGGAGGATCAAAGAAGAACAAGAAAGGAAAGCAAtg TCTCAAATGCTCTGGCTACAGGAAGAGTTGCAAAAACTCCGGAAGCTCAAACATGACAAAGACAAAGAATTAGCAAGACTGAAGCATTTAAATGAATTAGATGAACAGCTTGATATTCAG AGAGAATGTTTGGAACCTGTGGTCAGTCATCTCCCAAAACTTACCAAGCAATATGAGACACTGGCACAGGCCTTGGATACGACTCGTCATCAAATCCCAACAAAGGGCATCTATATTCCACAAGATGAGGCCCTTTTCCATA GTCAGCTTGAACAAATTTTACAGGAGAGTGAGTATCTCCTTGGAAACCTATCTGCCAGTACAGGGCAGCAATTACATAGTGCCACAGCAACAGTTGCTAGGCATGTAGCCTCCTTAGAAAAACACACCAACCAGCAGTGTCAGCAGTTAAAGAG TTGTAATGAAATGATTGCTGCaacacaaagtttgactgttGAAGAAAGTTCCCTCCTCATTCAGAAAGAAGTGATGTAA